A portion of the Avibacterium sp. 20-132 genome contains these proteins:
- the asd gene encoding aspartate-semialdehyde dehydrogenase, with protein MQNVGFIGWRGMVGSVLMDRMQQENDFANINPIFFTTSQAGQKAPVFAGKEAGVLKDAFDIAELQKLDIIVTCQGGDYTNEVYPKLKATGWNGYWIDAASALRMDKDAIIVLDPVNQNVISEGLKNGVKTFVGGNCTVSLMLMALGGLFERDLVEWVSVATYQAASGAGAKNMRELLVQMGELEASVKAELANPASSILDIERKVTAKMRDASFPIDNFGAPLAGSLIPWIDKLLPETGQTKEEWKGYAETNKILGLSDNPIPVDGLCVRIGALRCHSQAFTIKLKKDLPLDEIEQILASHNEWVKVIPNDKETTLRELTPAKVTGSLSVPVGRLRKLAMGPEYLAAFTVGDQLLWGAAEPVRRILKQLVA; from the coding sequence ATGCAAAACGTTGGTTTTATCGGTTGGCGTGGAATGGTGGGTTCCGTACTAATGGATCGTATGCAGCAAGAAAATGATTTCGCGAATATCAACCCTATCTTTTTTACCACTTCACAAGCCGGTCAAAAAGCCCCTGTTTTCGCGGGCAAAGAAGCTGGTGTGTTAAAAGATGCGTTTGACATCGCGGAATTACAAAAATTAGACATTATCGTTACCTGCCAAGGCGGTGATTATACCAATGAAGTCTATCCAAAACTAAAAGCAACAGGGTGGAACGGCTATTGGATTGATGCAGCTTCTGCATTACGTATGGACAAAGATGCAATTATCGTACTTGATCCTGTAAACCAGAATGTGATCAGTGAAGGGCTAAAAAATGGTGTGAAAACCTTCGTGGGCGGAAACTGTACAGTGAGCTTAATGTTAATGGCATTAGGCGGATTATTTGAACGTGATTTGGTGGAATGGGTATCCGTTGCCACTTACCAAGCTGCCTCTGGCGCGGGTGCAAAAAATATGCGTGAATTATTAGTGCAAATGGGGGAATTAGAAGCGTCTGTTAAAGCTGAATTAGCAAATCCAGCTTCATCAATCTTAGATATTGAACGCAAAGTAACGGCAAAAATGCGTGATGCGTCCTTCCCAATTGATAATTTTGGTGCGCCACTTGCCGGTAGTTTAATCCCTTGGATCGATAAATTATTACCGGAAACAGGGCAAACGAAAGAAGAATGGAAAGGCTATGCAGAAACCAATAAAATTTTAGGTTTAAGTGACAATCCAATCCCAGTGGACGGCTTATGTGTGCGTATTGGCGCATTACGTTGCCACAGCCAAGCCTTCACCATCAAATTGAAAAAAGATTTGCCATTAGACGAAATTGAGCAAATTCTTGCATCTCACAATGAATGGGTGAAAGTGATTCCAAACGATAAAGAAACCACTTTACGCGAATTAACCCCTGCAAAAGTAACAGGCTCATTAAGCGTACCAGTAGGACGCTTACGCAAATTAGCAATGGGACCTGAATACCTCGCCGCCTTTACTGTTGGTGACCAATTACTATGGGGGGCGGCAGAGCCTGTTCGCCGTATTTTAAAACAACTCGTGGCGTAA
- the ftsX gene encoding permease-like cell division protein FtsX has product MSSRPINASWWVQTHYVLRAVLADLIKKKYATLLTILVIAASLTVPTVSYLLWKNIHQATTQFYPESEFTVYLHKNLTEADANLVVEKIRQQSGVESLNYISRQESLNEFKNWSGFSEGLDILDDNPLPAVVIIKPSKDYNESQKRNELRENLAKIKGVQEVRLDNNLMEKLTALSWLIAHIAVVCTLLMAISVFLVIGNSIRSDVYSNKANIEVMKLLGATDQFILRPFLYTGMIYAVLGGLLACVFSAIVIGYFTSAVKYVTEIFAVNFELHGIMIGELLFLLAMCALLGYIAAWLSAKKYS; this is encoded by the coding sequence ATGAGTTCTCGTCCAATTAATGCGTCTTGGTGGGTTCAAACCCATTATGTGCTACGAGCGGTGCTGGCAGATCTAATTAAGAAAAAATATGCCACCCTATTAACCATTCTCGTGATCGCCGCTTCGCTAACTGTGCCAACGGTGAGCTATTTGTTATGGAAAAATATTCATCAAGCCACCACACAATTTTATCCTGAAAGCGAATTTACCGTTTATTTGCATAAAAATCTCACGGAAGCCGATGCTAATTTAGTGGTGGAAAAAATTCGCCAACAATCTGGGGTAGAAAGTCTGAATTATATTTCTCGTCAAGAGAGTCTTAATGAGTTTAAAAACTGGTCTGGTTTTAGTGAAGGCTTGGATATTCTAGATGATAATCCGCTGCCTGCGGTAGTGATTATTAAGCCAAGCAAAGACTATAATGAAAGCCAAAAACGCAATGAATTAAGGGAAAACTTAGCTAAAATAAAAGGCGTGCAAGAAGTGCGTTTAGATAATAATTTAATGGAAAAACTCACCGCACTTTCGTGGCTCATTGCACATATTGCGGTAGTTTGCACACTTTTGATGGCTATTTCCGTTTTTCTCGTGATTGGCAACAGTATTCGCTCTGATGTGTATAGCAACAAAGCGAATATTGAAGTGATGAAATTGCTTGGTGCCACAGATCAATTTATCCTACGTCCTTTCCTTTACACAGGTATGATCTATGCCGTCCTAGGAGGATTATTGGCTTGCGTGTTCAGTGCCATTGTAATTGGCTATTTTACAAGTGCGGTGAAATATGTGACGGAAATTTTTGCGGTAAATTTTGAGCTACACGGCATAATGATTGGCGAGTTACTATTTTTGCTCGCAATGTGTGCTCTCTTGGGCTACATCGCCGCGTGGTTATCGGCAAAAAAATACAGCTAA
- the ftsE gene encoding cell division ATP-binding protein FtsE, producing MIRFENVSKAYLGGKPALQGLNFHLPVGSMTYVLGHSGAGKSTLLKLIMGMERANGGQIWFNGHDITRLSKHELPFLRRQIGMVHQDYRLLADRCIVDNVALPLIISGIHPKEAQSRALAALDRVGLRDRANHLPIHLSGGEQQRVDIARAIVHKPQLLLADEPTGNLDNALSLDIFNLFEEFNRLGMTVLIATHDINIVQQKPKPCLILEQGHLR from the coding sequence ATGATACGCTTTGAAAATGTCAGCAAGGCTTATTTAGGCGGCAAGCCTGCCTTGCAGGGATTAAACTTTCATCTTCCCGTAGGGAGTATGACCTATGTTCTCGGGCATTCTGGCGCGGGAAAAAGTACCTTATTGAAACTCATTATGGGAATGGAGCGCGCGAATGGCGGGCAAATTTGGTTTAACGGACACGATATTACACGTTTGTCTAAACACGAATTGCCATTTTTACGTCGCCAAATTGGTATGGTGCATCAAGACTATCGTCTGCTTGCCGATCGTTGTATTGTTGATAATGTGGCATTACCATTAATTATTTCAGGTATTCATCCAAAAGAAGCACAAAGTCGAGCCTTAGCCGCGTTAGATCGTGTTGGTTTACGTGATCGTGCCAATCACTTGCCTATCCATTTATCTGGTGGAGAACAACAGCGCGTGGATATTGCTCGTGCCATTGTACATAAGCCTCAATTATTACTTGCCGATGAGCCAACAGGCAATTTAGATAACGCGCTTTCTCTCGATATTTTTAATTTATTTGAAGAGTTTAACCGCCTTGGTATGACGGTGTTAATTGCCACTCACGATATTAATATTGTTCAACAAAAACCAAAACCTTGTTTAATCTTAGAACAAGGTCATTTACGTTAA
- a CDS encoding MFS transporter: MKNNVNDYGWKALIGSAVGYAMDGFDLLILGFMLSAISADLALSSAQAGSLVTWTLIGAVAGGIIFGALSDRYGRVRVLTWTIVLFAVFTGLCAFAQGYWDLLIYRTIAGIGLGGEFGIGMALAAEAWPARHRAKAASYVALGWQIGVLGAVLLTPLLLPIIGWRVMFIVGIFPALVAWYLRRKLHEPEVFTEKQTALSTTHPTQSKWQAFRESFQLLVKDKQTAKVSLGVVILTSVQNFGYYGIMIWLPNFLSKQLGFSLTKSGVWTAVTVCGMMSGIWIFGRLADKIGRKPSFLLFQLGAIISVITYSQLTEPSAMLIAGAFLGMFVNGMMGGYGALMAEAYPTQARATAQNVLFNLGRAVGGFGPVVVGAVVATYSFSTAIAFLALIYVIDMIATLFLIPELKGKLLD; this comes from the coding sequence ATGAAAAACAACGTAAATGATTATGGCTGGAAAGCCTTGATTGGCTCTGCCGTGGGCTATGCAATGGACGGTTTTGATTTACTCATTCTTGGCTTTATGCTTAGTGCCATTTCTGCTGATTTAGCATTATCAAGCGCCCAGGCAGGATCTTTAGTTACTTGGACATTAATCGGAGCGGTAGCCGGTGGCATAATTTTTGGTGCGTTAAGTGATCGTTATGGACGTGTGCGAGTATTAACTTGGACAATTGTTCTCTTTGCCGTGTTTACAGGGTTATGTGCGTTTGCTCAAGGCTATTGGGATTTACTAATCTATCGTACTATTGCTGGTATTGGCTTAGGTGGTGAATTTGGGATTGGAATGGCATTAGCGGCAGAAGCGTGGCCTGCTCGCCATCGTGCCAAAGCAGCTTCTTATGTGGCGCTTGGGTGGCAAATCGGTGTATTGGGCGCGGTGCTGCTTACCCCATTATTATTGCCAATAATCGGCTGGCGAGTAATGTTTATTGTGGGCATTTTCCCTGCTCTTGTTGCGTGGTATTTACGAAGAAAATTACACGAGCCAGAGGTTTTTACGGAAAAACAGACCGCACTTTCCACTACACATCCTACACAATCTAAATGGCAGGCATTCCGAGAGTCTTTCCAATTATTGGTGAAAGATAAGCAAACAGCAAAAGTGAGCTTGGGCGTGGTGATACTTACATCTGTACAAAATTTTGGTTATTACGGCATAATGATTTGGTTACCTAACTTCCTTTCTAAACAGCTTGGGTTCAGTTTAACTAAATCTGGTGTTTGGACTGCGGTAACTGTGTGTGGAATGATGAGTGGTATCTGGATTTTTGGCCGTCTTGCCGACAAAATCGGGCGTAAGCCAAGTTTTCTGCTTTTCCAGCTTGGTGCTATTATCAGCGTCATCACTTATTCGCAACTGACTGAACCAAGCGCTATGCTCATTGCGGGGGCATTCTTAGGAATGTTCGTAAACGGAATGATGGGGGGCTATGGTGCATTAATGGCAGAGGCCTATCCGACCCAAGCTCGTGCCACTGCACAAAATGTGTTGTTTAATCTTGGACGTGCTGTAGGTGGCTTTGGCCCAGTAGTTGTCGGGGCAGTGGTGGCGACTTATTCTTTTTCTACTGCGATTGCTTTCCTTGCCTTGATTTATGTGATCGATATGATCGCGACCCTTTTCTTAATTCCAGAATTGAAAGGTAAACTATTGGATTAA
- the glmS gene encoding glutamine--fructose-6-phosphate transaminase (isomerizing), protein MCGIVGAVAQRDVAEILVDGLHRLEYRGYDSAGVAVLDADHNMQIVRRVGKVNALDEAIEANPILGGTGIAHTRWATHGEPSEANAHPHRSGKIAIVHNGIIENYEELREELQKRGYIFLSQTDTEVIAHLVEWEYRTASSLLDAVQKTVAQLRGAYGMVAMYQDEPEHLVVARSGSPLVIGLGVGENFLASDPLALLSVTRRFIYLEEGDVAEISRRDVQIFDAQGNAVEREVHEGHFEADAADKGQYRHYMQKEIFEQPVAIMNTLDGRIVNGKVNIDAIGPNAAEILKKVEHIQIVACGTSYNAGMVARYWFESIAGVSCDVEIASEFRYRKFVTRPNSLLITLSQSGETADTLAALRLAKESGYMTAMTICNVASSSLVRESDFAFMTRAGVEIGVASTKAFTTQLTCLLLLNAAIGRLKGTVSEEQEHHIVQALQRLPAQIESALVFDKQIEKLSEDFAEKHHTLFLGRGEFYPIAMESALKLKEISYIHAEAYAAGELKHGPLALIDSDMPVIVVAPENDLLEKVKSNIEEVRARGGQLYIFADHDAGFSDGEGFKTIVLPKVDEVTAPIFYTVPLQLLSYHIALIKGTDVDQPRNLAKAVTVE, encoded by the coding sequence ATGTGTGGAATTGTTGGTGCAGTAGCACAACGTGATGTAGCAGAAATTCTGGTTGATGGATTACATCGTTTGGAATACCGTGGTTATGATTCCGCGGGTGTGGCGGTATTAGATGCAGATCATAATATGCAAATTGTTCGCCGAGTAGGGAAAGTCAATGCGCTGGATGAAGCGATTGAAGCGAACCCCATTTTAGGCGGAACAGGGATTGCACATACACGTTGGGCTACCCACGGTGAGCCTTCAGAAGCTAATGCTCACCCACATCGCTCTGGTAAAATTGCTATTGTACATAATGGTATTATTGAAAATTACGAAGAATTACGTGAGGAATTGCAAAAACGCGGTTATATATTTCTTTCTCAAACCGATACAGAAGTTATTGCGCACCTAGTAGAATGGGAATATCGCACTGCTAGCTCATTATTAGACGCCGTGCAAAAAACCGTGGCACAATTGCGCGGCGCTTATGGTATGGTTGCGATGTATCAAGATGAACCTGAACATCTTGTTGTCGCTCGTTCTGGTAGCCCATTGGTTATCGGCTTAGGTGTGGGAGAAAATTTCCTTGCCTCTGATCCGCTTGCCCTCTTAAGTGTTACACGTCGTTTTATTTACTTAGAAGAAGGGGATGTTGCTGAAATTTCTCGCCGAGATGTGCAAATTTTTGATGCGCAAGGTAATGCCGTTGAGCGTGAAGTACACGAAGGACATTTTGAAGCGGATGCGGCAGATAAAGGACAATATCGCCACTATATGCAAAAAGAAATTTTTGAACAGCCTGTTGCAATTATGAATACCTTAGATGGCCGCATCGTCAATGGTAAAGTGAATATTGATGCCATTGGCCCTAATGCCGCAGAAATCTTGAAAAAAGTGGAACATATTCAAATTGTTGCCTGTGGTACGTCGTATAATGCAGGTATGGTTGCGCGCTACTGGTTTGAATCTATTGCTGGGGTGAGCTGTGATGTGGAAATTGCTTCGGAATTCCGCTATCGCAAATTTGTAACACGTCCAAACAGTTTATTAATTACCCTTTCACAATCAGGAGAAACAGCAGATACTTTAGCTGCATTACGTTTAGCGAAAGAATCGGGTTATATGACAGCAATGACCATCTGTAACGTGGCAAGCTCTTCATTAGTACGTGAATCTGATTTTGCCTTTATGACCCGTGCTGGGGTGGAAATTGGTGTGGCATCCACCAAAGCATTTACCACGCAATTAACTTGCTTATTACTATTAAATGCAGCAATTGGGCGTTTAAAAGGCACTGTGAGTGAAGAACAAGAACATCATATCGTACAGGCTTTACAACGCTTACCAGCACAAATTGAAAGTGCGCTAGTTTTTGATAAACAGATTGAAAAACTCTCTGAAGATTTTGCTGAAAAACATCATACATTATTCTTAGGACGTGGTGAGTTTTACCCCATTGCAATGGAATCTGCATTGAAATTGAAAGAAATTTCTTATATTCACGCAGAGGCCTATGCGGCAGGAGAATTAAAACACGGCCCATTAGCCCTAATTGATAGCGATATGCCTGTGATTGTGGTTGCGCCAGAAAATGATTTACTGGAAAAAGTAAAATCAAATATTGAGGAAGTTCGCGCTCGTGGTGGTCAGCTTTATATTTTCGCAGATCACGATGCGGGTTTCAGCGATGGCGAAGGCTTTAAAACGATCGTATTGCCGAAAGTTGATGAAGTTACTGCACCCATTTTTTACACTGTGCCGTTACAACTCCTTTCTTACCACATTGCCTTAATTAAAGGCACTGATGTGGATCAACCTCGTAATCTTGCTAAAGCGGTTACGGTGGAATAA
- a CDS encoding DeoR/GlpR family DNA-binding transcription regulator, producing MKRNIQPRNTQQRRHRIVQLLQSQGEVSVEQLVQLFDTSEVTIRKDLTALEANGVLVRRYGGAILMPQELLDENQDEHLSKRKLAIAKKAAERIADHNRIIIDSGNTTAALINQLNKKQGLVVMTNSLSVATQLRALENEPTLLMTGGTWDTRSESFQGQVAAQVLRSYNFDQLFIGADGIDLERGTTTFNELVDLSRVMADVSREVIVMVESQKIGRKMPNIELTWQQIDVLVTDDLLAEDIRQQIEAQGVEVICASAV from the coding sequence ATGAAACGAAATATTCAGCCAAGAAATACCCAGCAACGCCGTCATCGTATTGTGCAATTATTACAAAGCCAAGGTGAAGTTAGTGTAGAGCAACTTGTGCAATTATTTGACACCTCAGAAGTGACTATTCGCAAAGATTTAACCGCGCTTGAGGCAAATGGAGTATTAGTACGCCGTTATGGTGGGGCGATTTTAATGCCGCAAGAATTGCTGGATGAAAACCAAGACGAGCATCTTTCAAAACGAAAGTTAGCGATTGCAAAAAAAGCGGCAGAACGGATTGCCGATCATAATCGCATCATTATTGATAGCGGTAACACAACCGCTGCATTGATCAATCAGCTCAATAAGAAGCAAGGTTTGGTCGTGATGACGAACTCACTTTCCGTCGCCACGCAGTTGCGTGCTTTAGAAAATGAGCCAACGCTATTGATGACAGGGGGGACTTGGGATACCCGTTCTGAATCTTTTCAAGGGCAAGTTGCCGCACAGGTGTTACGTTCATACAATTTTGATCAGCTCTTTATTGGTGCAGATGGCATTGATCTTGAACGCGGTACCACGACATTTAATGAATTAGTGGATTTAAGTCGTGTTATGGCGGATGTTTCCCGTGAAGTTATCGTTATGGTGGAATCACAAAAAATTGGCAGAAAAATGCCAAATATCGAATTAACCTGGCAACAAATTGATGTATTAGTCACAGATGATTTGTTGGCAGAAGACATTAGACAGCAAATCGAAGCACAAGGCGTAGAGGTTATTTGTGCAAGTGCGGTCTAA
- a CDS encoding HU family DNA-binding protein has translation MNKTDLIDAIASAAELNKKQAKAALEATLDAIAGSLKAGQPVQLIGFGTFKVNERKARTGRNPQTGAEIQIAASKVPAFVAGKALKDAIK, from the coding sequence ATGAACAAAACGGATTTAATTGATGCAATTGCAAGTGCAGCAGAGTTAAATAAAAAACAAGCTAAAGCTGCATTAGAAGCAACTTTAGATGCTATCGCAGGGAGCTTAAAAGCAGGTCAACCAGTTCAATTAATCGGCTTTGGTACATTTAAAGTGAATGAGCGTAAAGCACGTACTGGTCGCAATCCGCAAACGGGTGCAGAAATCCAAATTGCTGCTTCTAAAGTGCCTGCATTCGTTGCTGGTAAAGCATTAAAAGACGCAATTAAATAA